CCCCCTTTTGACTcccccacctcttccacatgttagagggggattttccactggtggcagatgacagagaCTGTGACACACTCAGACCGGTGTAAAACCAAACTAAATAAAGACTTTATTTCAAAACAGCAAAGCTAgtgggtgtttttcctgcaggcagagtacaaactgcagcttttctccttttgtagcCATGGCCAGCTGCACCCAATTAGCCCAGAGCTCacaaaaactgttcttaaaggtacaaactTGTTTCTGTGCAGAATGTCTCCCAACACCACACacgctcctttttaaaaaaaaaaattggtcaaGCACGTAAAACTGAGATTGTGTAAGTTAAGTGCATAAGCTGTGAGTCTGTGTTTGGGCAGTATTGGAGGGGAAGGAGCAAGGCTCGTTCTGTGTGTTCTCTGGGTGCATAACCTTGTTTGCTGTTCCTTGTCCCACCAGCTTGAAGAACTGAACCAGCAGGTGGCCCACCTGAGTGGCCAGCAGACCGAGCTGCAGGCAACGGTCCTCCGCCTCGAAGAGGAGAAGCACCTGCTTGAGGCCAGCCTCCAGTCCGAGAGGAGCAGCTTTGAAGCGGAGAAGCGCCAGCTCACAGGCCTGCTCACGGAGCTGCAGAACTCCCTCTCTGAGAGCTCTCGAGGCAAGGAGAAGCTGGAGCAGGATTTGCGTGCCCAGGAGGAGAGCCTGGTCGCTCAGGTCAACGCCCTGACAGCTGAGATTGccaagctgatgggcttcctccACCAGAAGGACCAGGACCTGCTGGTTTTGCAGCAGCAGAAGGGCCAGCTGGCCGAGGACTTGCAGAAGAGCGAGCAGGCCTCCCGGGCAGCCCTTCAGGAGCTGAGCCTCCAGGTGGACCAGCTGACCAGCACGCTGCAGCAGAGCAACCAGAAGCTGACGCAGGTGGAGGCTGCAGGCCAGGAAGCATACAACAAGGCTGCCCAGGAGAAAGAGCTGGCCCTGAGGCAACTCCAGGAGAAGGAGGCAGAACTGTCTACCCTGACCGAGCGGCTGCGTGCTCAGAGTGCCACTTTCACGGAAGCCCAGAGGGAGAAGGCCGATCTGAGCCACAAGGTCCAGGAGCTGGAGGCCAGGATCTTGGCCCTCACCGCCCAGTGCCAGCAGAGTGAGGCCCAAGCAGGAGCTGTGTCGGTGCTGAAAGGCCAGCTTCGTGAGGCACAGCAGAAGCTGGCTGACAAGGAGAAGCTGGCCAAGGAGAACACCCGTCTCCAGGAGCGGCTCCTGATCCTGGAGGAGTCCGTCTGCAACACAGAAGGCATCTTGGAGGATGAGAAGAGGCGGGCGGCCGAGTCCCTGGAGGGCAACCTCCGGCGGATCGCAGAGCTGGAGGAGCAGATTCAGGAACTGAGCAAGCACCGGGACCAGGTCCTGCGGGAGATGGGTGAGGAGAAGGCCCAGAGGCAAGCCCTGGAGCGACAAGTGCAGCAGCTGGGAGAAGCCTCCAGGACCAAGGTGGAGGAGCTGCAGCACCAGATGGCAGAGCTCTCCTCTGTGGCTGCCAAAGGAGACCCAGGGGAGCTGGGGAGGCTTAAGGAGAAGGTCCGAGCGCTGAGCGGGGAGAAGGAGCAGGACCACCTGAGGCTGCAGGCTGAGCAGCAGAAGGTGGCAGAACTGGAGGCTCAGGTGAAGCACCTGAACAGCACGCACCAAGGAGCACTGGCTGAGCTCCAGGCGGACTTGGCTCGTGCCACGTCGCAGGTCAAGGAGAAGAAGGGCACAGAGGACCAGCTCCGGGCAGAGATCGCCTCtctgcaggagaaggtggctgtgGCTCAGAAGGAGGCTGCCCAGAGCCTGGCCAAAGGGAAGAAGGAGGGGCATGAAGCAGCCCAGGCGCTGGAAGTTGTCACCAGGGAGCTGGCTGAGGAGAAGCGCAAGGTAGCCGAGCTGGAGGCTCAAGTGAGGCTGGCAGGGGATCAGAGCCATAAGGACCTGAGTGCAGCTGAGTCCAGCCTCTCTAGCACCAGGGCAGCCCTGAAGGAGAAGGAGCGCGAGACAGAGAAGCTGTCTGGCCAGCTGAAGTCCCTGAAGGCCAAGCTGGAAGAGGCctcccagcagcagaagcaggagcTGGCCCTGCACAAGGAGGAAACCAAGCGGCTGGCGGGCCAGGAGGAACGGGCCAGGGCGGAACTGGCCGCTGAGAAAGTCAGCAAGGCAGCCCTGGAGGTGCAGCTGCAGAACGTCACCAACGAGCACCGAGTGGAAGTCTCTGGGCTCCAGGAGGAGGTAGCCAGGGCCCAGGAGCTGGTTGGGGAGAAAGAGCGGGAGCTGGAGGAGTTGCGCCTCAAGAACATCTCCCGCAGCGAGGAGCTAAGGGACCTGCAGAAGACGGTCAGCAAGCTGAAGGGGGAACTGGCCTCCGCTGAGGCCCTGAAGGAGAGGGCTGCCAAGATGGAGAGTGAGCTGCAAGGGTTCCTGGAGGCAGCCCGGACCCAAAAGGCCGAGATGGACAGCATCAAGTCGATGATGCACTCCAAGGACGCCTCCCTCAAGAGCCTGGAGGAGCAGAagcggcagcaggagcaggagtccACCTCCAGCCGAGAGCTCTACCAGGGGCAGCTGAAGGAGTGTGAGGCTCTCCGCGCGCAGGTGGAGAGGCTGGAGAAGCAGTGCAAGGAGCAGCAGATCACCGTTGCCCGGCTGGAGAAGGTGGCAGCCGCCTCTGAGCGGGAGCAGCAGGTGGAGGCGGAGGCTTTGAAGCGGGAGGTGGCGCAGCACAAGGAGAGGGCCGCGGAGCAGGAGCAGCTTCTGGAGGCGTCCAAGTCCAGTCTAGAGAAGCTGAAGAGGGAGCTCCACGacaaaggaaaggagctggcCCAGAGCAGAGAGGCAGCATCCCGAGCCGAGAAGGAGCTAGTCGCCCTACGTGCCGCAGCCCAGGAGAAGAGCAAGTCTGAGGAGAGCTGGAAGGAGCAGCTGTCACGCTGTGCCCAGGAATCGGAGCGCCAGGCCAGCATCATCAGCAGCATGGAGAAGGAGACCTCCATCATGCAAAGGCAgcagctggagaaggagggggagatcAAGGACCTGAGGCGACTGGCCCTGGCTGAGTCCGAGAAGAGCAAGAAGCTGGAGGAGAGGCTGCGGATCCTGCAGTCGGAAATGGCCACCGCCGCTTCCCGGGCAGCTGAGAGGTGCTCAACCATGAAAGCCGAAGCGCAGAGCTCCCAGGAGCAGGCCGAGAAGCTTCGGGTGGCGGTGGAGGCCCTGAAGAAGGAGCAGAGCGCTGCCTCCAAGCGGCAGGAGGACCTCTGCAAGGAGCTTAAGTCCTGGCAGGAGAAGGCCTTCCAGAAGGAGCAGCAGCTCTCCGCCCAGCAGCAGGAGTTTGCAGGGGCCCAGGCCCTGATCGCAGAGCTGATGCCCATCAAGTGCCTCTACCAGCAGCTGCAGGCGGAGCAGGCCTCGCAGGAGAGCAAGCACCGTGAGAAGCTGGAGCAGATGCAGAGCGCCGCTGGCCTCCTGCAGGCGGAGCTGGCCAGGGCCAAGCTGGAGCAGGCAGAGCTGCAGGCGGTGAAGGAGAGGCTCCTGGAGCGGGAGCGGGCCATTCAGCAGCTGCAGGCGGAGAAGGCCAGCTACGCGGGGCAGCTGGCCGCCCTCCAGCAGGGCCAGGCGCAGCTGGCCGAGGAGAACCGGGGGCTGCAGCACCTGCCGGCAGAGCTGGCCCAGACCAAGAAGCAGCACGCGCGGGAGATGGAGTTGGTCAGGCTCGACTCGGAGAAGCGGGTGGCCGCCATGAAGCGGGTGCTCGAGGACACCCAGAAGAAGTACGAGGAGAGCAAGCAGAGGCAGCTGGTGCAGGTAAGGCCCCACACGGGATTCGGttgctttggggggtgggggttgcccAGGGGCTACCCTAGGTAGCTGCATCTCCCCAGCCCACCCTGTGGTTTCTTTGCCTTCTTGAAACAGGGTGGAGGGGTTGGGGGCAAAGCTCATCCTCTTTGCGCCCCCTCCCACTTCGTCCCTACTCCCTTGCTTCACCTGGGGGCAGCCCTGCCTCTGGAGATTAGGCGGATGGAGTAAATGGTGTGGGATCTGGCCTAGATTTGCCCGCTGGACAGAAAATGATGGTGGCTCTTAATGGTTTTCCATGCTGCTTAGAAATTCTGGTTCCAGTTCGCTTAATGAAGGGGACAGCTCTGCAGGGCCACCCTTGAGAGACGGAAGCATCTCTCTCAGGATTGGATGAGGTTGCAAGAcacctgggggtgggggcgcACCTTGCTGCATTCTGTATAGTGCAGTCCAGATAGAGGGAATGTGCAGAAGCAAGATGTGGCCTGAAAGGCTCAGCAGACCTTATTTGGCTCATGGGGTGCATCTTGAGCAATGGGGACCCTCCTTCCATCTCTAGCcctctagaacatgggtaggcaaactaaggaccgggggccggatcctgcccaatcatcttctaaatccggcccacgggcggtccgggaatcatcgtgtttttacatgagtagaatgtgttcttttatttaaaatgtatctctggattatttgtggggcataggaatttgttcaccccccccaaaaaaaaaaaatatagtcctgctccccacaaggtctgagggacagtggaccggccccctgctgaaaaagtttgctgacccctgatctagaactTTGGGGTCTGCAGTAGGCCAGTAGTAGATACTTTCCCTGAAAGTTGAAGCATGCAAGTTAACAAAGGGGGTGCTGTTGTCCAGGAGCCATGTTTGCTTGAGATGCTGGCTATATGTTATGCTTGAATGGGCTCCCTTTTGCTCCTGCATGTACGCAGTGTTCTAGCATTGCCCCTCCAGGTTCCACAAGTCTTCTCCtctgatttatatactgccctctcAGCTCTGAGCCTCTGGGGAAGGGATGAGCAACACCCTCTCGGTCTGGATTGGGTTGGCAGTTGAGCTCCCACCCTTGCCACAAGTTGCCCCAGCTGCTTTTTGTGGTGTTTTCACGTCTGCCTTCAttgcttccccctcccacccacccaccccccaatcctACAGGTGGAGCAGCTAGAGGTATATCAGAAAGAGCGAGCTAATGCATGCCAGGTAATGCATGCCAGGTGTCAGCTGCTTAAACGGTGACAGTGCATGacgtagctgctgctgctgcttcccctccaTCATGGCTGCCATCTCCTCTTGTGAACTGTTTGCAATGGGGGCTTACGGAGGACAAGTAATAAGGCCGCCGCCACCCTCGGTTGGGGGCTGTGTGGGAAAACAGGGCTTCACAATACCTCTCTAAAACGCTGCACCTTATGCCCAGATGCCTCCTCACACAGGTCAGCAAAACTTTTGTTCTCTTACTTTGACAAAAAAATTTACTTGGCAAGAGCAGAAAGCACACAAATCCTGTCCTTTGCACCAAAGGCAAGACTGTCCATAGCTATGTGGCAAGCCAAGGCTTGCAAAGGAAGTCGCGCCAGCAGGCAGCAAAGTCAGTCGACTTGGGATTGTTGCCCTTCCAGCAGGTCTCCCAGTAATAGTAGTATGAGggcttgctacacacacacacacacacacacacacacaccgtttttTGTTGCCCTCCCCTTTAAAGATCTCCTTGGTGCCTCTTTTTCTGATAGCACCACAGTACAGCACCACATGCATCCTCTTGCGCCCTCTCATCCCAACACCTGGGAAGCCTTGGGAGCAGCTTGGGGCGTACCAGTTACTTGCCCTGTAGAATTTCCCACTTCTCTTTGTAACTCCTGGTGGAGCAACCTGCTGGaagaggccaatggcccatctagtccaccttCCTGTTCCCAGTGTGGCCAAGCAGGTGCCTCAAAGGGAAACCCCCtcacaggatttgagcacaagagcaactctcccctcctgcagtttccagcaagtgctgctgcctccagctgtggaggcagagcatagccaccaggGGCTAGTAGCCATGGGGAAccttttctcctccatgaatttatctgatCCTCGTTCAAAGCTATCTAGGCTGGTGGCCATGACTGCTTCCTGGGGGAGTGAGTTTCATTATTTAGCTATGTGctgcgcgacggggtgagctcccgttgctgtgtcccagctcctgccaacctagcagttcgaaagcacaccagtgcaagtagataaataggtaccactgcggcgggaaggtaaacggtgtttctttGCGCTCCAGCTTCTGCCAccgtgtcccattgtgccagaagtggtttagtcctgctggccacatgacccggaaagctgtctgtggacaaatgccggctccctcggcctgaaagtgagatgagagccgcaaccccatagtcacctttgactggtcttaaccatccaggggttctttgcCTACCTTTACCTGCATCTGGAGCACTgtctccagttctgggcaccactttTTAAGACTGGACTGCGCCAAGAGGGGAGTAGCCATATGAAGCCAGAGGTGCCCTATGCCTTGAGCAGCAGAGAGTAGAACTTGATGATCTCCGGGGTCCTTTCCCGCTCCAGCTGCTGCATCTTTTGGCATTCTGTCTTCCCCATCTCCTTCCTGTATTTTCCTTTGGTATAGGAGAGAATCTCTGTGAATGATACTGCTCTCGGGAGGGGAGACCTTGAGCTCCAGGCAGAGTGCAGGGTCTGCAACGCAGGGGGGCCAGCCCTCTAACCTTCAGGGTTACCAGGAGCTAAAAGCACCACCACCTCTCTTAGCCATCTGCAAGCATGGTTGCACCTGAAGACAAGTCCACCCCTCACCCCTGTGTTTTAAAGCCCTTCATTAAGAGCAAACCAGCTTAAACTAGAATCCCCTGAAACGACCCCCTCCACTTCAGAAACCCTCTTGGATTCTAACCTTCAACGTTTCCGTGGATCCCTGATGCTCCCTTACCCCCAAGTGCACGAGAGGCAAACAGTTGGCAATGGAGACCCTGCTTTGGGGTTGCTGGGGAGACCTGGAGGTGGGAAATGCAGGACGGTGGGCGTGGCTAATTAACTTCCGGCATCACTTTCATCGCATgtcagagcatctgcttgcaGCACGCTCCAGCTCTTCTGCTTGTAGAGAGCTGCTCTTCCTGGGAAGCTGCTAACCCCCATGCACCATTTCTGCTCTGAAGCCCACTGACCCAACCCTGCAACTGGAATGCGGTGTTTGCGCAGCATAGACGTGTCGGTGGAGGGTTGGAGGCTGCTCTGGCgcgctcgctgctgctgctgttgcttccagGAAGCTTTTGCAGGGGCAGAATGTTTAGGACAGGGGCTCCAGTGACAGTGATGCTTCCTGGGTGGAAGGGAACCTGTCGGAGGGTGTGCCTGGAATGTGGGTATGCCTGGAATGTGCTTCCAGGCATAGAGGACTCTCGCCTGCTGCATGCAGTTCTTTCTGTGTTCCTCTTGAGTAACTCTTGAGGGTCTGTGGCATTTGACAGAATTCAGACCATGGCATCATGGTTGCAAAAAGAAGCTTGAAAAAGGTGTGTAGTTCTGGGGGAAATGCCCTCAGTCtcagggaggctgagcagtgCTTGCATTGAATTGGGGCCTCACAGCTGTTTTCCTCCTAGCAATCAGAGTCGTTATCCAAAAACACATTCAGTGACCTATTAGTGTTGCTTTTACCAGGTGCAGAACTTggccctcccccctctttctttctttctcacggGGCTTGACTTACTAGAGAAGTGTTTGATGCTGAAGGGGCCAAGCTGAGTAACATAGACAGCGCCAGATTCCTCCTTCCAACCCCCAAACTGGATAAAGTGGTCAGTCCTGAGATGTCCTAAACTGTGACTCTCTGATGTcttgctcatagaatcatagaccccaaagggtcatctagtccaatctgctgcaatgcaggagtcacagcttTTGGTAAAAGGGGGAGACTTCCTTGGCCTCCTGCCAGCCAGTCCTTTTCTAGGCCAGTACAGCAGGTTTAGGAGGGGGACAGAGATTGCGGAATGGGTGGCTCTGTGCAGAGCCATGGGGTGCAGAGCCTCAAAGAACCAGGAGGGAGTGGCTGAACAGCGCTTtgagcaggagggggaggggttggaataactattctctctctcttctccccccccctttcctttccagctGGAGGAGCTGAAGCAGAAGTACGCTCAGCAGGAGAAGGTCACTCAAGCCCAGCAGCAGAGAGCCCAGGTGAGCTTCCAGGGATGGAGCCTGGAGAGAGTTCTCCTAGTGCAGAGGTTCCCAAGCTTTTGGGGGGCACTGTCCCATTGGCTTCATAAATCCATCCCcagatccccaccccaccctacaaAAAGCATTCAgaatagtccaggggtcagcaacccgcggctccggagccgcatgtggctcttttacacctttgccgcggctccggggcggatactagtgaggggaggaggcgcattgtgtgctccgacactccccactgttttaaatgttgcaatggttttgcggctcccagttttttcttcttcggtccaagtggctctttttgtcttaaaggttgcagacccctgcactagtctAATCCCCTGCAATCAAGGGCAAGGGGAATCAGGGAAGATAATAACAAGAAATGTGAAACAGTAACAGTtaattgcatttccccccaaaatccaaTTAAAGCTATTTAGTTTTCACcgatgccagcttttcaaagacAAGGGGTGGAAAGGACCCTTGTAAGTCCTCAGTAGAGCAACCTCACTCAGCTGGTGCAAGAGTCatggggaagaaagaaaacaattacCCTCTCTGGCACTGTAAGGGAATATCTGGGTCTCTCCTCAGCAGGTGCATGAAGAAGAGCTTAAACACCAGAATGAGAAGATCTTGGATCTCCAGTCTCAAGTGGCCCAGAAGGAACAAGCTGCTGAGCATTACAAGACACAGGTAGAAAAGGGGGAGCTGGTTCCCTCTGGGGCAGAagtgtggggtgggagggaagagaacCATCACCCTGGCTTCTACCCTGTATTAAACAGTCACAGTTAAGGCAAGCACTAAGAAAAGAAGTTCTGCCATTATAGGCCTCAAAATTCCATAGCTTACAAAAATGGCAGCCGTTGAACAAACTGGCATATAAGACCTGCATGATGAGGTTTGCAAATGTGGGTGTGTGGAGGGTAAGTACACTTTGTGACGTTGCACAACGACATGGCTGAGCAAGGGTCTCTTAAGGAAGCACCAGCCTTGGCTTCCGATGTCCCGGCTTTGCGGGAAATTGCCTCAAGTCTGGTCTTAAACTGGCAGGTGTTGTGCTTGACGGGTGCCTCACTTTTCCTCGCCCCTCAGATGGAGAAGGCCAAGACCCACTACGATGCAAAGAAGCAACAAAACCAGGAGCTGCTCGAGAGGCTGGGAGTCCTGGAAGAGGTGGAGAGGGAGAACGCGGAGCTGAAGGCCAAATCGGAGCGCCTTATGAAGGAGCAGCAGGATTTGGTGAGGCAGATGCAGGAGGCCCAGCTCACCTCCAAGAACCTCTGCAGCCTCGAGGCACAGGTAGGGCCGAGGGGCGGTGGCTGAGGAGGCAGGGTGCGTGTCCACAGCAGGGCCCAGTCATTTTCATTCcaggccctgccccccccccatctatgcATTTCCTCTTGCAGGAAGGATCTGTGGGGTCCCTAGGGTTTTCTGtaccccagggatggggaacatgtggcccttgcaggtgttgctgggctccaactccctcCTGCTCTAGCCAGGAAGCCAAGGGACCAGGGGTGATGGgcgctggagtccagcaacctctggagatcCATGGGTTCCCATGCTTAGTGTATATATAGCAACATATTTACCTGCAACTGAAGTGAGGTGGACTTGGCCCAGTTCTTACGTAGATGCATGCAAATAAACATTTAATTAGCCCTTTTGGTTCTAGCGGGTCTCTTGACTTCCTTGGTGCGCGGCTTGCTCGTGGCACCCTGCCCCTTACCGTTAACCAACCCAAACGCAGGTGGAGTTTGCAGATCGCCAGCTGCGAGAGCAGGGCAAGTTCCAGCTGGCCACAGATTCATTAAAAAGCCGCATCACCTTCCAGGAAAGCCCAGCCGACGTCAGCACAGACAGCCTGGACATGAGCACCAGCGATGAAGCACAGCCGCTCAACTCCACCAGGTACTGGCCCCCAGCTTAGAAGGCAAGCAGGCGGCTGCAGCAGAGCAGCTCAGCTTCCGTGCCagatttctttcctcctccttctcctcctccttagcTCTTTGATCGGCCATAGAGcagaggtttcccacccttgCAGCTCTAGGACCAATGCATGTTTCCCCAAGGGTGAAGGACTCGCAGGGTCCTTCATTTGGCAGGCCTGACACTGAAGCAACTTTGGAGACATGGGGTGTTGTTGGTGttgctggtgttgttgttgttgttgttggtgttgttgttgttgttgttaattttatccgccacccaactgactgggttgccccagccactttgggctgcttccaacacatTAAGACATCAAACACAgtagtaaaacatcagacattaaacatttctaaaagtcagatagttgtttatttccttgacatctcatgaagggagggcgttccacagtgcgggtaccactactgagaaagccctcggcctggttccctgtaacttcacttctctcagtgagggaaccaccagaaggccctcggaggagacgctccttcaggtattttgggctgaggccgtttagggctttaaaggtcagcaccaacactttgaattgtattaTGAAGACTTCTCAGCTTCCTTGTTCCTGGGAATGTGAAGAGAGGGTTCTGTGGTTGTGGCCTCCCTGCCAGTTTCATGAtccccccccaaatctctctTCACAGCAGGAGGTCTCGCCGTTCCACCTCTGAATCTGGGACAGCAGAGCCGTCCAAGGCTTCCAACCGCCTGCCTCGGAAGGTGGAGTCTCTGGAGAGCCTCTATTTCACGCCCATCCCCACCCGCACAAGGTCCAAACTGGAGAACAGCGTTAACTCCACGGGCGACGTTTCCTTTGAGTCGGGGCGGAAAACACTCTCTGGCCGCCGGCGCACCACACAGGTCATCAACATCACCATGATCAAAGTAATGTGGGGGCCACCTAGGGATGGGAGCCAAGGTGTGgtgatggtggctgtggagatagGTGGCATCCGGGGCTGCTCAAATGTGCATCCTCTGTAGCCAGGTCCGTCATACACTTTTAGCAGCCTGATTCCCTGGGTGTGGGGGCTAGCAGGTGACCCCTGCTGTTAGCGGTGGATTCAGGAGAGACGGGAGCTGCCCTCTTGAGGTGGTTTACTAGAAACAAGGAGTGATGAATCCGAGTTGCCAAATGGTTCAGGGATTTGGAAGAGCTCCAAGACAAGCTCTCCAAGTGGGGTAAACGGGCAGCAAAGTGGCAAATGCACTTCCGTGTAATTGAGTGTAAAATGGTGCATGTCAAGGCAAAAAACACGAGCTTCACCTACGCTCTCGTGGGGTCAGAGTTGACAGCGGTCATGaacgagaccttggggtcatagtggatAGCTTGATGAAGGTGTGGACCAGGTGTGTGGCAGTTGGTAATTGCTAGGGATTCATAGGAAAGGAATTGGAAATAAAACTGCCGGtgccataatgccattatacaaaccTGTGGTGCAACCTCATTTGGGATGCTGTGTACAGAgcctcagaaaggatattgtagagctggaaaaggttcagaaaagggcagcaaaAATAATCTAGGGTTTGGAGCAACTCTCGAGTGAAGAAAGAATGCAGTGTTTGGTGCTTGTTAGCTTACAGGAAAGCCGAGTAAGAGATAGGGGAAGACAGGGCAGAGGCGTCTAATATTCTGTCTGGTGtgatggaggtggagaggagCAGCTTGGCGGGTGGGGGCAGAGTTAAGCAGCACC
The sequence above is a segment of the Podarcis muralis chromosome 4, rPodMur119.hap1.1, whole genome shotgun sequence genome. Coding sequences within it:
- the NUMA1 gene encoding nuclear mitotic apparatus protein 1 isoform X2, whose protein sequence is MSLHNTRASALLAWVNSLKLDDTLNSLSQLQDCSIFIKIINKIHGSEEGRDPLQQSLPDRVAYVVGFLKKRCKHKSTAQNLVSEEKLLAAEELELAKVVMLLFYYASMSDKIPREWTTVEYDLQAEMAKSLNFMLYNEDCLGENLETFLQKKMPQSSSISSTSSEETTPPRREVHFLKLQKVASSSGLNKLLPGSSASPMGDIMHSPQFQIRKLKKLLEDERENRDELEHELAESRKLVDEKETRILMMKQRIDRLTLLHEKQAADQLESKEMEELREKNESLLMRLHETLKQCQDLKTEKGQMDRKINQLSEENGDLAFRLREFAHVHTELQEAMNELSEEHNTALREWEEQRSRLERELSSALSEKRCLEEKLEILQGKYSLLEDQMAKLRETTSLPEKGEVMGDILKLEELNQQVAHLSGQQTELQATVLRLEEEKHLLEASLQSERSSFEAEKRQLTGLLTELQNSLSESSRGKEKLEQDLRAQEESLVAQVNALTAEIAKLMGFLHQKDQDLLVLQQQKGQLAEDLQKSEQASRAALQELSLQVDQLTSTLQQSNQKLTQVEAAGQEAYNKAAQEKELALRQLQEKEAELSTLTERLRAQSATFTEAQREKADLSHKVQELEARILALTAQCQQSEAQAGAVSVLKGQLREAQQKLADKEKLAKENTRLQERLLILEESVCNTEGILEDEKRRAAESLEGNLRRIAELEEQIQELSKHRDQVLREMGEEKAQRQALERQVQQLGEASRTKVEELQHQMAELSSVAAKGDPGELGRLKEKVRALSGEKEQDHLRLQAEQQKVAELEAQVKHLNSTHQGALAELQADLARATSQVKEKKGTEDQLRAEIASLQEKVAVAQKEAAQSLAKGKKEGHEAAQALEVVTRELAEEKRKVAELEAQVRLAGDQSHKDLSAAESSLSSTRAALKEKERETEKLSGQLKSLKAKLEEASQQQKQELALHKEETKRLAGQEERARAELAAEKVSKAALEVQLQNVTNEHRVEVSGLQEEVARAQELVGEKERELEELRLKNISRSEELRDLQKTVSKLKGELASAEALKERAAKMESELQGFLEAARTQKAEMDSIKSMMHSKDASLKSLEEQKRQQEQESTSSRELYQGQLKECEALRAQVERLEKQCKEQQITVARLEKVAAASEREQQVEAEALKREVAQHKERAAEQEQLLEASKSSLEKLKRELHDKGKELAQSREAASRAEKELVALRAAAQEKSKSEESWKEQLSRCAQESERQASIISSMEKETSIMQRQQLEKEGEIKDLRRLALAESEKSKKLEERLRILQSEMATAASRAAERCSTMKAEAQSSQEQAEKLRVAVEALKKEQSAASKRQEDLCKELKSWQEKAFQKEQQLSAQQQEFAGAQALIAELMPIKCLYQQLQAEQASQESKHREKLEQMQSAAGLLQAELARAKLEQAELQAVKERLLERERAIQQLQAEKASYAGQLAALQQGQAQLAEENRGLQHLPAELAQTKKQHAREMELVRLDSEKRVAAMKRVLEDTQKKYEESKQRQLVQVEQLEVYQKERANACQLEELKQKYAQQEKVTQAQQQRAQVHEEELKHQNEKILDLQSQVAQKEQAAEHYKTQMEKAKTHYDAKKQQNQELLERLGVLEEVERENAELKAKSERLMKEQQDLVRQMQEAQLTSKNLCSLEAQVEFADRQLREQGKFQLATDSLKSRITFQESPADVSTDSLDMSTSDEAQPLNSTSRRSRRSTSESGTAEPSKASNRLPRKVESLESLYFTPIPTRTRSKLENSVNSTGDVSFESGRKTLSGRRRTTQVINITMIKKHAEPETPQSADASFLSMQSAGSQSSSSSQEPVKTRLRSASASSTRSLASLPSQESLTRLGTSSPNNTALMSLPGYRPATRSSLRRSQAGGASSGRSSFYMGTCQEEPEVLDEWSRIAELQQRNRICPPHLKTCYPLESRPSLSLATITDEDMKTGDPRETLRRASMLPSQVSEGPATRRSTLSSVAAAGGIATRQQRKRISDESHQAAGTPESKKSASCFPRPQTPKLRSEEHKHSTHAGSKKDKAQAANKQPNRRQSMAFSILNTPKKLGNSLLRRGPNRKVTPKSSPRSSSRRSPRAASSPKGKANSRSTRNSKF